From the genome of Fundidesulfovibrio terrae:
ACGGCCAGTCCCACCAGCGATCCGTCCACGCCTGCTATGATGATGCGTTCATAGGCGGGGGGCGAGCCGGGAATGTTGAGCATCTTGCGCACGCTCAGGCAGGGGATGAGGTCCCCGCGCATCTCGATGACGTCAACCTCCTTTTCCGCCCCGGTCACGCGGCGCTCCTGGCAGGCCTGGATCATGGGCAGGGGGATGATGAAGAACTCCTTGCCCACCCGGAACTGGAGGCCGTCGATGATGGCCAGGGTCAGGGGGAGCCTGACAGTGACCGTGGTGCCTTCGCCCGGGGCGCTGTCCAGGGTGATCCCCCCGCGTAGCGCGTCGATGTTCTTGCGCACCACGTCCATGCCCACTCCCCGGCCGGAGACGCTGCTCACGGTTTTCGCGGTTGACAGGCCGGGTAGGAAGAGCAGGTCGTATATCTGTTTGGGCGTCAACTCGGCGTCCGGGGCGATGACTCCTGCATCCAGGGCTTTTTGCCGGACAGCCTCGGCGTCGATTCCCCCACCGTCGTCTTGGATGGTGATGACCACGTTGCCGCTCTCGTGCCCGGCCTTGAGGGTGATGGTGCCGTTCTCGGGCTTGCCCGCCGCGAGGCGTTTTTCGGGGCTTTCGATGCCGTGGTCCACGCTGTTTCTGAGCATGTGGACCAGAGGGTCCTTGAGTTTGTCGATGACGTTCTTGTCCAATTCCGTGTCGGCTCCCTCGCCCACGAATTCGATGCGCTTGCCGAGCGATGTGGAAAGATCCCGGACGAGCCTGTGCAGGGTGGAATACATGGTGCCAATGGGGACCATGCGGATGCCCAGGGCGTAGTCCCGCATCTCCGAGGTCAGCCGCTGAAGTTCCTCGGCGATGTTGCGCACAGACTGCTGGTTCTTGTTGAGCACCGCCTGGGAGAGGCGCGATTGGACGATGACCAGTTCCCCTACGAGGTTGACCAGGTTGTCCAGGCGCACGCCGTCCACCCGGATGCTGGACGACTGCACGCTCGAAGCCGCCCGCTCCTGGGTTTCCGAACGCCTTTGGGCCGAAACCACGCCGACGCCGGTGCCCCGAAGGGTCATCTTGCTGGCCAGGATGGTGGACAGCTTGTCCGTCACGGCGGCGCGGCCCAGGTCTCGGGAAGCCTCGATCATGTTCATGAGCTCTTCCGAGTCGCCCCCGCGCATGGCCAGGTCGGAGATGAGGCTGATGGCGATGCCGCCTTCGTCCTCGACGAAGATGAAGACGTCCTTGATGGCGTCCTCGCCCTTGTCCGTGACCAAGAGCAGGTCCCACCAGCAATAGGCCAGCTCGGGATCGAGGGCTTCCAGCGCGGGAATGTCCGTATCGTGATAGCGGATCCAGATGCGGCCGAGCCCGGAAAGCTCCTCAAGCAGCGCCAGCGGGTTGGTGCCGTTGAGGAAAGTGTTGGGAGCAGGGCGGTAGCGCACCCAATAGGTCTTGGCGTTTTCAGGGGAAATTCCCCTGCGGCCATCCGCCTCTGCTTCTCCGGTGGGGCTGGCCTGCGCTTGAGGCGGGGCTTCGCCGCCAGCCAGCCGGAAGCGGGCGATGAGCGAGTCGGAGCGTTCCTTGAAGGGCGACGTGTCCTCGACGTCGAGCAGGCCTTGGATGTGGTCCTTGGCTTCCAGGGTCAGACTCAGCAGGTCGGTCGTGAGCGGAAGGCTGCCGGAGCGCACCTTGTCGAAGACCGTTTCCACCTCGTGGGTGACGCGGGCGACCTCGTCGAAGCCGAACATGGCTCCGGATCCCTTGATCGTGTGCATGGCCCTGAACAGGCGGGCCACCTCGCCCGAGTCATCTGGCGATGACTCCAGCGCCAGCAGGGACTCCTCGATTTCGGTGAGCAGTTCCCGGGCTTCGTCGAGAAACGTCAGCTTGCCGATGTCGGCGCTCATGATCACATCTCCTCGCCGGGCAGGCCCGGCGTGGCCACGAGGAAGTCGAATCCCGTCAGCCGGGCCTTGTCCGCAAGTTCGGGGGACAGCGTCGCCGTGAAGTGCAAGGGAACACTGGCCCGCTCGAAGGAGCGCTGGGCCGCGGCGAGGAGCTGGAAAAAGGTCAGGTCGATCTCCCGGACTGTCGAGAAATCCAGGGTCAGGGCCTCACCTGCTTCCAGGGCCTGCATGAGTTCCTTGTGGATGTCCGACGCGCTGTCCACCGTGCACCTGGGCTTGAATTCCATGGGCATGCTGCACTCCGTTAGGTGGCCTGGACCGCATCCGCGGCCGTGTCGGCGTCTTGGGCTTCTTCGCTTTCGGCTTTTACCGTGGAGGACACGGCGACGAGTTCCTCGTCGGAGAAAACCCTGTCCACGTCCAGCAGGAGTATGAACTGGTCGCGGTAACGGCCGATGCCTTTGATCAATTCGGTGTTGACCGTGGTGCCCATCTTCGGCGGGGGCTTGATCTGGTCCCGGTCCAGCTCGAAGACCTCCTTCACCGCGTCGGCCATGACGCCGATGACGGTGGTCTCCCCCATGATGGGAACCTCGAGGATGACGATGCGCGAATGTATGGTCTGTTCGGTTCGGCCCATGCCGAATTTCAGGCGCATGTCCATCACGGGTATGGCGTTGCCGCGCAGGTTCACGACGCCGCGCATGTATTCGGGCGTTTGAGGAATGCGGGTGATCTCGGCGAAGTCGAGAATTTCGCGGACCCTGTCGATGTCGAGAGCGAAGAGCTCTTTGTCCAGAACGAAGCTCAGGCTGGTGCTCGTCTTGGATTCGGAGGCGTCGGTCATACTTAATCTCCCTTGTTTGGAAGGACGCGTCAGAACTGTTCGAACTCCGAGAGCCTTTCTTCGGAGGTTTCTTCTCCAATGTCCAGCCTGACCCCGCTCTTGCCCTTGCGCCCGGCGGGCTGCTTGGAGAGCGGAGACGCGCCGGCGGCGAGCACCCGGCGCTTGGATGGCTTGCGGATGACGCCGTGGTCGTCGAGTTTGAAGTAATCGATGGTCCCCTGGAGTTGCTCCGATTGGCCCGAGAGTTCCTCGGCCGTGGAAGCAAGTTCCTCGGAGGCCGAGGCGTTTTGTTGGATAACCTGGTCGAGCTGCTGCAGGGCCTTGCTCACCTGGGCGCTGCCGGAGCCCTGCTCCTGGCTGGCCGCGGCTATCTCCTGGACCAGCTGCGCGGTTTTCTGGATGTCGGGCACCAGCTTCTGCAGAAGCTCCCCGGCCTTCTTGGCCACACCCATGCTTTCCGTGCTCAGCTGATTGATCTCTCCCGCCGCTTCCTGGCTGCGTTCGGCGAGCTTGCGGACCTCGGATGCTACCACCGCGAACCCCTTGCCGTGCTCGCCCGCCCGGGCTGCCTCGATGGCGGCGTTGAGGGCCAAGAGGTCGGTCTGCCGGGCGATTTCCTCAATGATGGAAATCTTGCCGGCGATGTTGGTCATGGCCTCGACGGTCTGGTTCACGGCTTGCCCGGACTCCTGGGCGGCGCGGGCGGCCTGGACGGCTATGGTCTCGGTCTGCTTGGCGTTGTCTGCGTTCTGGATGATGGAGGAGGACATCTCCTCCATGGACGAGGATGATTCCTCGACTGCGGCCGCCTGTTCTGAGGATCCCTGCGAGAGGGACTGTGCGGTGCTGGAGAGTTCCTCGCTGCCGGAGGCCACGTTCTGGGCTCCCTCCTGGATTTCGTGCACCACGTCGGAAATGCGTTTGATCATGCTGCCCAGCGACTGCAGCAGAATGTCCTGGTCCGAGCGAGGTTGCACGTTGGCGCGCAGGTCTCCTTCTGCCAGTTGCTGGGCCAGGGCGGCGACGTTTTTTTCGGCCTCGGCCACATTGCGAAGGGCGTTGGCCAGGGTGCCGATCTCGTTCTTCAACTCGATTTCGAGCTTTTGGCTCAGATCGCCCACGGCGAGCCGGTTGGCGAAGGCCACTCCCTTGGCCAGGGGCAGCACGATGGAGCGGGGGATGAAGATGCCGAGAAGGATTCCGATGACCACCGCCGTGACAAGCAGGATGATCGAAAGCATCCTGGCGTTTTCATAGGCGGTCTGCCCGTTGATGGCCTCGGCTGCGGAGCCTTTGTCGTTGATGTCAATTCCTTTGGTGAGGGCGTCGGCTGCTGGATTGTACGTTGACCGCATTCCAGTCGCCACCAGCTTGACAGCTTCATCCATGCGGTTGTTTTTTGCCATGTCGAGGGCCTTGTCCTGCAACGCAAAGTAGTCTTTTGAGTACTTCTGAAACTCTTCGAATATCTTCCTTTCCTCGTCGCTGCTTATCAGTTTAACATATAGTTTGATTGCCGCATCAAGATTTACGCTTGCTTCGTTAAGTCTTTTTTCCTGTTCTTTCTTTACATCATTTGAATCAGTAAGAAAATACAACAAAAGAAGACGTCTAGTTGACGAGAAATGGCGTTCAATGTTTCCAAGTTCCTTGACGCTGGGCAACCAGTTTGAGCCGAGTTCATTGATGCTCTGGCTCATGGATTTCATGGAATAAATATTTATGACACCAAGAATCAGGATCAGCAGAGTGCTTGCGCCAAACGCCAGAGAGAGCTTGAGAGTCAGCTTCATGATGATCCTCCTGAAAGTTTATTCATAGTGTGATTAAAGGTGTTGCTAATTCAAAATATGCAGTACGTTGTATTGTAAAGCCATGTGATATACGGGCGAAAATCTTGTAAGTGATTTCGCGAGTCCTTCGTAATAAGTGAAGATCAAAATGAAAAATTAAAATAATTGTACTGGTATGGTGTTTTCATACGTCTTATATTTCCACTCCAACTCATACCAGAATTTGAGGCCTAGTGTAAATCGAAATCGTTTGTCGTTTGGAATGGTTGCGCAGGCCGGTTGCCCGGAATCGTGGGGGCGACGGACCAAAACGGACGAAGGCGGACCTTGCGGCCCGCCTTTTCCTTGAAATTCCTGGGGGTTTTGGACTTTGTCGGACTTCCTTGAAAGTCCTCTTGGTGGGGCGGGGGGAATCGAATATGTCTGGGGACGTGCGTGGATAGTCGATTTTCCTGTGGTTGTCCGTTGAGCTACTCACAATCTTACTCACAGGCTTGGTGTGCTGCCGCCAATTTTGCGTCTGACCCTGAACAAGGAAGAGTTCCCGGTTCGGCAAGAAAACTAGGCTGGGGGGGGCTCCGAGGGGGGAGGGCATCCGTGGTTCCATCCACCCGGACAAGTTTCAGTACGTAACGTCCGGACGGGGACTTCGATGTGCTCAGATTTATAGGCAACAGATCGTTCCAGGACCGCTTGGGCTCCCTCGTCCTGGCACTTCATCCATGCTACAGCGACTCGAAGCATTCTAAGGCCGGGGTGTTAGCTGTTTTAGTTCAGCAACGCGTCAGCCCCCCTGTCAGGCATGGGGCAAGCGCGTTGAACCGACCCCACCCCGGACTCCACTCGGGCCGTGGCATTTTCAGTCGAAGCGCCTTCGCCTGCCGGGAGAATCAGCACCCCCCCTTGCTCCCCCGCCTCCCGCCTCAGGGTCCCATCCACCCAGACAAGTTTCAGGTGCAACTTCCGGACAGAGACTCTGCGACTGTCTTAACTATCCATCACAAACGCCGACAAAACCGCTCCCATGATTCTTGGCCTTGCCCTTACTCATCTCCGGGGCATAGGCGCGATTCTGAGGCCAGATATTCACTGAAATTTGCCTTAGGTTTCGGTCTCAACCTTAGGGTATTGTAGTCCCCTCCCGTTTCCGGTCTCTGCCGTGGGGGGGCACCCACACCCCCGCCCTGGGTCACCTCCACGGTGTTGTCGCTGATGGAACGTCCGCAGTGTCACCTGGAATGACGATACTCGAACCCTTCGCCAAGTGCTTTTGTCCCACCATCTCAAGACAATCTGCCAACCGTCTATAATTCTTGACAGCCTCGGGCCAATGGGATTTGCCTAACGCCGTGACTGGTTGCGGCCAAGCGCTGCCGCCCATCTGATTCCATTGTGAGAAAATTAAGGATTTAGGTAAGATGGCTCTTAAGAAGTCCGAACTTTACTCGTCTCTCTGGCAATCCTGCGACGAACTTCGCGGCGGCATGGATGCCAGCCAGTACAAGGATTACGTCCTCGTCCTGCTTTTCATCAAGTATATCAGCGACAAATACGCTGGCCAGCCATATGCGCCGATCACCATCCCTGCG
Proteins encoded in this window:
- a CDS encoding chemotaxis protein CheA, which codes for MSADIGKLTFLDEARELLTEIEESLLALESSPDDSGEVARLFRAMHTIKGSGAMFGFDEVARVTHEVETVFDKVRSGSLPLTTDLLSLTLEAKDHIQGLLDVEDTSPFKERSDSLIARFRLAGGEAPPQAQASPTGEAEADGRRGISPENAKTYWVRYRPAPNTFLNGTNPLALLEELSGLGRIWIRYHDTDIPALEALDPELAYCWWDLLLVTDKGEDAIKDVFIFVEDEGGIAISLISDLAMRGGDSEELMNMIEASRDLGRAAVTDKLSTILASKMTLRGTGVGVVSAQRRSETQERAASSVQSSSIRVDGVRLDNLVNLVGELVIVQSRLSQAVLNKNQQSVRNIAEELQRLTSEMRDYALGIRMVPIGTMYSTLHRLVRDLSTSLGKRIEFVGEGADTELDKNVIDKLKDPLVHMLRNSVDHGIESPEKRLAAGKPENGTITLKAGHESGNVVITIQDDGGGIDAEAVRQKALDAGVIAPDAELTPKQIYDLLFLPGLSTAKTVSSVSGRGVGMDVVRKNIDALRGGITLDSAPGEGTTVTVRLPLTLAIIDGLQFRVGKEFFIIPLPMIQACQERRVTGAEKEVDVIEMRGDLIPCLSVRKMLNIPGSPPAYERIIIAGVDGSLVGLAVDAVVGQQQAVIKRLSRIYQDVNWVSGTTINGDGGISLILDVPHLVRFAAEHFKQFMNAQNQHASTLH
- a CDS encoding STAS domain-containing protein, with the translated sequence MPMEFKPRCTVDSASDIHKELMQALEAGEALTLDFSTVREIDLTFFQLLAAAQRSFERASVPLHFTATLSPELADKARLTGFDFLVATPGLPGEEM
- a CDS encoding chemotaxis protein CheW translates to MTDASESKTSTSLSFVLDKELFALDIDRVREILDFAEITRIPQTPEYMRGVVNLRGNAIPVMDMRLKFGMGRTEQTIHSRIVILEVPIMGETTVIGVMADAVKEVFELDRDQIKPPPKMGTTVNTELIKGIGRYRDQFILLLDVDRVFSDEELVAVSSTVKAESEEAQDADTAADAVQAT
- a CDS encoding methyl-accepting chemotaxis protein, with product MKLTLKLSLAFGASTLLILILGVINIYSMKSMSQSINELGSNWLPSVKELGNIERHFSSTRRLLLLYFLTDSNDVKKEQEKRLNEASVNLDAAIKLYVKLISSDEERKIFEEFQKYSKDYFALQDKALDMAKNNRMDEAVKLVATGMRSTYNPAADALTKGIDINDKGSAAEAINGQTAYENARMLSIILLVTAVVIGILLGIFIPRSIVLPLAKGVAFANRLAVGDLSQKLEIELKNEIGTLANALRNVAEAEKNVAALAQQLAEGDLRANVQPRSDQDILLQSLGSMIKRISDVVHEIQEGAQNVASGSEELSSTAQSLSQGSSEQAAAVEESSSSMEEMSSSIIQNADNAKQTETIAVQAARAAQESGQAVNQTVEAMTNIAGKISIIEEIARQTDLLALNAAIEAARAGEHGKGFAVVASEVRKLAERSQEAAGEINQLSTESMGVAKKAGELLQKLVPDIQKTAQLVQEIAAASQEQGSGSAQVSKALQQLDQVIQQNASASEELASTAEELSGQSEQLQGTIDYFKLDDHGVIRKPSKRRVLAAGASPLSKQPAGRKGKSGVRLDIGEETSEERLSEFEQF